One Cupriavidus taiwanensis DNA window includes the following coding sequences:
- a CDS encoding tripartite tricarboxylate transporter substrate binding protein, translated as MKLRYLLTAIVCSLAAHAPSAQAGYPEKSIRLIVPWAAGGSTDALARAVAQRMSESMGQPVVVDNRAGASGRIGADMLAKSAPDGYTLGVIELAHTVAPSVFRQMPYDVLRDFTPVSLLGEAPLVLFADSAQYRAGEIQRFLADARKAGKPLQLATSGNGSISHLAAKMLESQAGIPVDPVPYRGSAPALTDVSAQLVKGHFATLASGSSLLGGNKISALMVTGPARVPALPGVPTAAEARLPDLQVSQWWALVAPARTPTAVVTRLADEVRSALANPQTKARLDTQGIELKASTPAQLGDRLRTEVERWGGLVKQAGIQPE; from the coding sequence ATGAAGCTGCGTTACCTGTTGACTGCCATCGTCTGCAGCCTGGCCGCCCACGCGCCTTCGGCGCAGGCCGGCTATCCGGAAAAATCGATCCGGCTGATCGTGCCCTGGGCCGCCGGCGGCAGCACCGATGCGCTGGCCCGCGCGGTTGCGCAGCGCATGAGCGAATCGATGGGCCAGCCCGTGGTGGTCGACAACCGCGCGGGCGCCTCCGGCCGCATCGGCGCCGACATGCTGGCCAAGTCCGCGCCAGACGGCTATACGCTCGGCGTCATCGAACTGGCGCACACCGTGGCGCCGTCGGTGTTCCGCCAGATGCCCTACGATGTGCTGCGCGACTTCACGCCGGTTTCGCTGCTGGGCGAGGCGCCGCTGGTCCTGTTCGCCGACAGCGCGCAATACCGCGCCGGAGAGATCCAGCGTTTCCTGGCGGACGCGCGCAAGGCCGGAAAGCCGCTGCAGCTTGCCACCAGCGGCAATGGCTCGATCAGCCACCTGGCCGCCAAGATGCTGGAAAGCCAGGCCGGCATCCCGGTCGACCCCGTCCCGTACCGGGGCTCGGCGCCGGCGCTGACCGATGTCTCGGCGCAATTGGTCAAGGGGCATTTCGCCACGCTGGCAAGCGGCAGCAGCTTGCTAGGCGGCAACAAGATCTCGGCGTTGATGGTGACGGGCCCGGCGCGCGTGCCCGCGCTTCCCGGCGTGCCGACCGCAGCCGAAGCCAGGCTGCCAGACCTGCAGGTCAGCCAGTGGTGGGCCCTGGTGGCGCCCGCGCGGACACCGACGGCGGTGGTGACGAGGCTTGCCGATGAAGTCCGCTCGGCGTTGGCCAATCCGCAGACCAAGGCCCGGCTCGACACGCAGGGCATCGAACTCAAGGCGTCGACGCCCGCGCAACTCGGTGACCGGCTGCGCACGGAGGTGGAGCGATGGGGCGGCCTGGTGAAGCAGGCGGGTATTCAACCGGAATGA
- a CDS encoding pyridoxal-phosphate dependent enzyme yields the protein MWGHWQPYLDGMSLGEGATPCVPVPALASLADVASVWIKNEGANPTGSHKDRMSAQAISRALDIGAREVVLASSGNAAVSAAAYCAAAGLDCEVATYQALPAVFDTALRYYGARRVVCDDGHARWAHVRRRVEHEGAFALTNYSVPAVGSPVFGVEGYRAVALEWVAQGCRPDHVIVPTARGDLLWGIYSALRDLVALGHLPGMPRLWAVEPFPRLSRVLAGASQQADFAGTTRQFSTAGSTVTAQQVLAVRRSGGGAVVVGDAAARDGTRHLAAAGFWAELCAGAGFAATQALRADGRIGRTDAVMLMLTARGDRDPGQA from the coding sequence ATGTGGGGCCACTGGCAGCCATACCTGGACGGCATGTCCCTGGGCGAGGGCGCCACGCCATGCGTGCCGGTGCCTGCGCTGGCTTCGCTGGCCGACGTGGCGTCCGTCTGGATCAAGAATGAAGGCGCCAACCCGACCGGCTCGCACAAGGACCGCATGTCGGCGCAGGCCATCAGCCGGGCCCTCGATATCGGCGCGCGCGAGGTGGTGCTGGCGTCGAGCGGCAACGCCGCCGTCTCGGCCGCGGCCTATTGCGCCGCCGCGGGGCTGGACTGCGAGGTCGCGACTTACCAGGCGCTACCCGCCGTATTCGACACGGCGTTGCGCTATTACGGCGCGCGGCGTGTCGTCTGCGACGACGGCCACGCGCGCTGGGCGCATGTGCGCCGGCGCGTGGAGCACGAGGGCGCCTTCGCGCTGACCAACTACAGCGTGCCCGCGGTGGGCAGCCCTGTATTCGGGGTGGAAGGGTACCGGGCCGTGGCACTGGAGTGGGTGGCGCAAGGATGCCGGCCCGACCATGTCATCGTGCCGACCGCGCGCGGCGACCTGTTGTGGGGCATCTACAGCGCGCTACGGGATCTCGTCGCGCTGGGGCACCTGCCGGGCATGCCGCGACTCTGGGCCGTCGAGCCGTTTCCGCGGCTTTCGCGGGTGCTGGCGGGCGCATCGCAGCAGGCTGACTTCGCTGGCACGACCCGGCAATTCTCCACGGCCGGCTCGACCGTGACCGCGCAACAGGTGCTTGCCGTCAGGCGCTCGGGCGGCGGCGCGGTGGTCGTCGGCGACGCGGCGGCACGCGACGGCACCCGCCATCTCGCTGCCGCGGGATTCTGGGCCGAACTGTGCGCCGGCGCGGGATTTGCCGCGACGCAGGCACTGCGCGCCGACGGGCGCATCGGCAGGACGGATGCCGTGATGCTGATGCTGACCGCGCGCGGCGACCGCGATCCGGGACAAGCCTGA
- a CDS encoding hybrid sensor histidine kinase/response regulator, with product MKRLMPADNSAALPLSIRQIRYLVYLFSACVVGLTVLSWGVLLHYRLREAIDRQGMVLRVQSEQLQATLHRAEALTVRAQGSLTRLSDIGLADEVAAVRDAQWTDRLQRRGDRPYIALPVPPAPPSVPRKRLRDLAEVMMFTFRVNNLQYRDVQNAYLIDLQADQLYVIPRRLNPARALLQREDARQTFLSDTLQRLRNDALVARLRAHPGQAVMLPPGQDWISGIRTVTFATLVQDGGEADAVLAMEFPLSPMLPDGQAMEGDFMLLTDAGMVLGADGMPAGPLDAPVAAALASDGAQPGTVRSALVRHGLLQHEVVLEYPLDAWGWRTVAVVEVGRVWRQFRENTLWMLGLTGSLSLLIFGWIRLIDRRIMRPAQRQSRRLQESDALGRFVIEVAGVGLMIVERNTRQVLLANAAAQSLIGQATPAALAQLQDACETRLASCDASAEGPPQVLPCFDVDMACSNGETRYLEVRLVQITYEVRAALLCALNDVTEARRGEARLREAIRAADAANRAKSSFLATMSHEIRTPLNGMLGSIELLSMTRLDPRQRDQLAVMQHASQSLIDIINDVLDFSKIEAGQMSLQPRPCRLDEVVEEVTRGFAAEAARKHLRLLCINDPALSEPVMADVVKLEQILNNLVSNAVKFTEQGKVIIVARRMRPAQGGGEGVEIRVVDTGIGIAAHDQRRLFEPFVQAEQPDTRHYGGTGLGLSICRRLVELMHGEIRVVSEPGLGSCFIVSLPLAGAGIAAPAEAWPQAALRGLTVGLNVTLHELYQGIEQLLRFYGARAVRYDPGAPPVTPVDVLVCDAEALSACPDADVVISALAPITPDLTQSPVVASPYAWQGLVAAIAAAAGAEVAAVPTVAPARAEAPAAQLALLLVEDHPINQVVMREQLESLGQSVDLASDGPEALSLASGRHYDLILTDLQMPGMDGFTLARRLREAGHAMPIVAITASVGPDVSERCRQAGIDRCLTKPVGLATLRELLEEFSGTRVGARAVPERHAGGGAVLHAEALRSDQRALAEALLAGDAETFAQRLHGLAGALAVMGHSVQSQACRWLEQTVRRAGLGAIGADWQAIHAELEQLAERLEAQCGSHAA from the coding sequence GGGCATGGTGCTGCGCGTGCAGTCCGAACAGCTGCAGGCGACGCTGCACCGGGCCGAAGCGCTGACCGTGCGCGCGCAGGGATCGCTGACGCGGCTGTCCGATATCGGCCTTGCCGACGAAGTCGCGGCTGTCCGCGACGCGCAATGGACCGACCGCCTGCAGCGCCGCGGCGACCGGCCGTATATCGCCTTGCCGGTCCCGCCAGCGCCCCCCAGCGTGCCGCGCAAGCGGCTCAGGGACCTGGCCGAAGTGATGATGTTCACCTTTCGCGTCAACAACCTGCAGTACCGCGACGTGCAGAACGCTTACCTGATCGACCTGCAGGCCGACCAGCTGTACGTGATCCCGCGCCGGCTCAATCCGGCGCGCGCGCTGTTGCAGCGCGAAGACGCGCGCCAGACCTTCCTGAGCGACACCCTGCAGCGGCTGCGCAACGACGCGCTGGTGGCGCGCCTGCGCGCACATCCGGGCCAGGCGGTGATGCTGCCGCCGGGACAGGACTGGATCAGCGGCATCCGCACCGTCACCTTTGCCACGCTGGTGCAGGACGGCGGCGAGGCTGACGCGGTGCTGGCGATGGAATTCCCGCTGTCGCCGATGCTGCCCGACGGGCAGGCCATGGAGGGCGACTTCATGCTGCTGACCGACGCCGGCATGGTGCTGGGCGCCGACGGCATGCCGGCCGGCCCGCTCGATGCGCCCGTCGCCGCGGCGCTGGCGTCCGACGGCGCGCAGCCGGGTACGGTGCGTTCCGCGCTGGTGCGGCACGGGCTGCTGCAGCATGAGGTGGTGCTGGAGTACCCGCTCGACGCCTGGGGCTGGCGCACCGTGGCCGTGGTCGAGGTCGGCCGCGTGTGGCGGCAGTTCCGGGAGAACACCTTGTGGATGCTGGGGCTGACCGGTTCGCTGTCGCTGCTGATCTTCGGCTGGATCCGGCTGATCGACCGGCGCATCATGCGCCCGGCGCAGCGCCAGTCCCGGCGCCTGCAGGAAAGCGACGCGCTGGGGCGCTTCGTGATCGAAGTGGCGGGGGTGGGCCTGATGATCGTCGAGCGCAATACGCGCCAGGTGCTGCTGGCCAATGCCGCGGCGCAGTCGCTGATCGGCCAGGCCACGCCCGCCGCGCTGGCGCAATTGCAGGACGCTTGCGAAACGCGACTGGCGAGTTGCGATGCCAGCGCCGAGGGACCGCCGCAGGTGCTGCCCTGCTTCGACGTCGACATGGCCTGCAGCAACGGCGAGACGCGCTACCTGGAAGTCCGCCTGGTGCAGATCACCTACGAGGTCCGCGCGGCGCTGCTGTGCGCGCTCAACGATGTCACCGAGGCGCGGCGCGGCGAGGCGCGCCTGCGCGAGGCCATCCGCGCCGCGGATGCCGCCAACCGGGCCAAGTCTTCGTTCCTGGCCACCATGAGCCATGAAATCCGCACCCCGCTGAACGGCATGCTGGGCAGCATCGAGCTGCTGAGCATGACCCGGCTCGACCCGCGCCAGCGCGACCAGCTGGCCGTGATGCAGCACGCCTCGCAATCGCTGATCGACATCATCAACGACGTGCTCGACTTCAGCAAGATCGAGGCCGGGCAGATGTCGCTGCAGCCGCGGCCGTGCCGCCTCGATGAGGTGGTCGAGGAAGTGACGCGGGGCTTTGCCGCCGAAGCCGCGCGCAAGCACCTGCGCCTGCTGTGCATCAACGATCCGGCGCTGTCCGAACCGGTGATGGCCGACGTGGTCAAGCTGGAGCAGATCCTGAACAACCTGGTCAGCAACGCGGTCAAGTTCACCGAACAGGGCAAGGTAATCATCGTGGCCAGGCGCATGCGGCCGGCGCAGGGTGGCGGCGAAGGTGTCGAGATCCGCGTGGTCGATACCGGCATCGGCATCGCGGCGCACGACCAGCGCCGCCTGTTCGAGCCGTTCGTGCAGGCCGAGCAGCCGGATACGCGCCACTATGGCGGCACGGGGCTGGGCTTGTCGATCTGCCGGCGGCTGGTCGAGCTGATGCACGGCGAGATCCGCGTGGTCAGCGAACCGGGGCTGGGCAGTTGCTTTATCGTCAGCCTGCCGCTGGCCGGTGCCGGCATCGCCGCGCCCGCGGAGGCATGGCCGCAGGCTGCGCTGCGCGGGCTGACCGTCGGCCTGAACGTCACCCTGCACGAGCTTTATCAGGGCATCGAGCAACTGCTGCGGTTCTACGGCGCGCGCGCGGTCCGGTACGATCCCGGCGCGCCCCCGGTGACACCGGTCGACGTGCTGGTCTGCGACGCCGAGGCGCTGTCGGCCTGCCCCGACGCCGATGTGGTGATTTCCGCGCTGGCGCCGATCACTCCGGACCTGACCCAGAGCCCGGTGGTGGCCTCGCCGTACGCCTGGCAAGGCCTGGTCGCCGCGATCGCGGCCGCGGCGGGCGCGGAAGTGGCGGCGGTGCCCACCGTGGCGCCGGCCCGCGCCGAGGCGCCCGCCGCGCAACTGGCCTTGCTGCTGGTGGAAGACCACCCCATCAACCAGGTCGTCATGCGCGAGCAGCTGGAAAGCCTGGGGCAATCGGTCGACCTGGCCAGCGACGGCCCCGAGGCCCTGTCGCTGGCGTCGGGGCGGCACTACGACCTGATCCTGACCGACCTGCAGATGCCGGGCATGGACGGCTTCACGCTGGCGCGGCGCCTGCGCGAGGCGGGACATGCCATGCCCATCGTCGCCATTACCGCGAGCGTGGGGCCCGATGTGTCCGAGCGCTGCCGGCAGGCCGGCATCGACCGCTGCCTGACCAAGCCGGTCGGCCTGGCCACGCTGCGCGAGCTGCTCGAGGAGTTCTCCGGCACGCGCGTGGGCGCACGCGCCGTGCCCGAGCGGCATGCCGGCGGCGGCGCCGTGCTGCATGCCGAGGCGCTGCGCAGCGACCAGCGCGCCCTGGCCGAGGCGCTGCTCGCCGGCGATGCCGAGACCTTCGCCCAGCGCCTGCACGGGCTGGCCGGCGCGCTGGCGGTAATGGGCCATTCGGTGCAGAGCCAGGCCTGCCGCTGGCTGGAGCAGACCGTGCGGCGCGCCGGGCTGGGCGCGATCGGTGCCGACTGGCAAGCCATCCATGCCGAACTGGAGCAACTGGCGGAGCGGCTGGAAGCGCAGTGCGGCAGCCACGCCGCCTGA
- a CDS encoding LysR substrate-binding domain-containing protein — METAADTGISARQIEVFRMVMRLGSARRAAEALHISQPAVTQIVLQLEKAARLRLFDRSKGRMVPTPEAASLMDEVERVYVGLDAVQRRIDQLRTHEDTVLRVGVLHAMASSVMPAAVADFVHHYPRVRCQLEVDSSRGLRERLLQRELDIAFMGDEADTSGLTASEFYAVQAVCVAPATHPFAARAKIGIEDLVDVPLIGLDAADPAQRRLQACFAELGIAPRFVATTPYSHTQCSLALAGAGLAITNPLVARTYVALGLRSVPLTAPVRFRAILAFHPGLGQSTAAQQFVSLCRQRLADLQ, encoded by the coding sequence ATGGAAACTGCCGCAGACACAGGCATCAGCGCCCGCCAGATCGAGGTGTTCCGCATGGTCATGCGCCTGGGATCGGCGCGACGCGCCGCCGAGGCGCTGCATATCAGCCAGCCCGCCGTGACACAGATCGTGCTGCAACTGGAAAAGGCGGCGCGGCTGCGGCTGTTCGATCGCAGCAAGGGGCGCATGGTGCCGACGCCCGAGGCGGCGTCGCTGATGGACGAAGTCGAACGCGTCTATGTCGGCCTCGACGCCGTGCAGCGCAGGATCGATCAATTGCGCACCCATGAGGATACGGTGCTGCGCGTGGGAGTGCTGCACGCCATGGCGTCCAGCGTGATGCCGGCGGCGGTGGCGGACTTCGTCCACCACTATCCGCGCGTTCGCTGCCAGCTCGAGGTGGACAGTTCCCGCGGCCTGCGCGAGCGCCTGCTGCAGCGCGAACTCGATATCGCATTCATGGGCGACGAAGCGGACACCAGCGGCCTGACCGCTTCCGAATTCTATGCGGTGCAGGCAGTTTGCGTCGCGCCGGCAACGCATCCGTTCGCGGCCCGCGCAAAAATCGGTATCGAGGACCTGGTCGACGTACCGCTGATCGGACTGGATGCCGCGGACCCCGCGCAACGCCGGCTGCAGGCCTGCTTTGCCGAACTCGGCATCGCGCCGCGTTTCGTCGCGACGACGCCGTACAGCCATACGCAGTGCTCGCTGGCGCTGGCCGGTGCCGGGCTGGCCATCACCAATCCCCTGGTTGCCCGCACCTATGTCGCGCTCGGGCTGCGCAGCGTACCGCTGACCGCGCCGGTCCGGTTCCGCGCCATCCTGGCCTTCCATCCGGGCCTGGGCCAATCCACCGCGGCCCAGCAGTTCGTGAGCCTGTGCCGCCAGCGGCTCGCCGATCTGCAGTAA